The Arachis ipaensis cultivar K30076 chromosome B07, Araip1.1, whole genome shotgun sequence genome includes a window with the following:
- the LOC107607425 gene encoding probable protein phosphatase 2C 25 isoform X1, whose protein sequence is MEDRYSAADNLRGQQKLPFFGIFDGHGGAKAAKFVANNLEKNVLDEVILTEEDSIKEAVKHGYVKTDSAFLKTVVVLRCC, encoded by the exons ATGGAAGATCGCTACTCTGCTGCTGATAACCTACGCGGACAACAAAAACtg ccattttttggaatttttgatggGCACGGTGGTGCAAAGGCTGCCAAATTTGTGgcaaataacttagaaaagaatGTGTTAGATGAAGTGATTCTTACCGAAGAAGATAGCATTAAGGAGGCTGTGAAGCACGGTTATGTCAAGACTGATTCTGCTTTCTTGAAAA CTGTGGTAGTGCTCCGCTGCTGCTAG